Proteins encoded in a region of the Triticum dicoccoides isolate Atlit2015 ecotype Zavitan chromosome 3A, WEW_v2.0, whole genome shotgun sequence genome:
- the LOC119270493 gene encoding uncharacterized protein LOC119270493, giving the protein MAFHQRSTSLPSRPHVSETEVEQELHSLEASISSSNSISTMCVGLRSLANIYDALEEMICLPSNQVCSSQQRNILDGEIEGSLELLDLCSAMQEIFVEVKAIIQELQVALRKGKDAASQAKIQSYTRLVKKAKKHFKKTAKKAPAAFRIVMLLVKAREISVSLLDSTLHLLSKQIEMPKQSLVSKAFHKKKAAVCKEEQLSGLECSIGDLESGVGHLFRKLVQSRVSLLNILSS; this is encoded by the coding sequence ATGGCTTTCCACCAAAGATCGACAAGTTTGCCTTCTAGGCCTCACGTCAGTGAGACCGAAGTCGAGCAAGAACTCCACAGCCTAGAAGCAAGCATCTCTTCCTCCAATTCCATCAGCACGATGTGCGTTGGTCTCAGGAGTCTTGCAAACATCTACGATGCTCTTGAAGAGATGATTTGCCTACCAAGCAACCAGGTTTGCTCCTCCCAGCAGAGGAACATATTGGATGGTGAAATTGAAGGTTCTCTCGAGCTGCTAGATCTGTGCAGCGCCATGCAAGAGATCTTCGTCGAGGTGAAGGCTATCATCCAAGAGCTGCAAGTGGCTCTAAGGAAAGGCAAGGATGCCGCCTCTCAAGCCAAGATCCAATCTTACACCCGCTTGGTAAAGAAGGCCAAGAAACATTTCAAGAAGACTGCAAAGAAGGCTCCTGCAGCTTTCAGGATAGTCATGCTGTTGGTCAAGGCCAGAGAGATCTCTGTCTCTCTGCTGGACTCCACACTCCATCTCTTGTCGAAGCAAATCGAAATGCCTAAACAGTCTCTTGTTTCCAAGGCATTTCACAAGAAGAAGGCAGCTGTTTGCAAGGAGGAGCAATTGTCAGGGCTAGAGTGCAGTATCGGAGATCTCGAGAGCGGAGTAGGACATCTGTTCAGGAAATTAGTCCAGAGCAGAGTTTCTCTACTCAACATCCTTAGCTCGTAG